From a region of the Mycobacteroides saopaulense genome:
- a CDS encoding acyltransferase family protein, with translation MKLGQVFDRRHNALTTWRLILAVGVVFWHSWPLTGREIDYAPVTRLLGDIFADGFFVISGFLITAAWMRRPNLKDYWTSRILRIFPGLWVCLMVIAFVIAPIAARVQHTSITFSSELGYVVNNALLNVTYFDIDGTPLNVPYSGVWDGSIWTLFFVLLCDVMVSVVGFVGLLKRRWTIPTLLVVALICSAYFSYTPGAYTWPQMLSRFFVVFLAGALFYQYQDQIPARWWLVALSIAIVLGSGFTQNYRVIGALPLAYALIVSGALIRKTRLRNDFSYGVYIYAFPIQQLLASFGLVRLNLILFFVLATAVTLPVAALSWFVVEKRAIALKTRILRRPAAQPAPRRAAVP, from the coding sequence ATGAAGCTTGGGCAGGTATTCGATCGGCGCCATAACGCGCTCACCACATGGCGTCTCATTCTCGCGGTCGGTGTGGTCTTCTGGCATTCGTGGCCGCTCACCGGTCGCGAAATCGACTACGCGCCGGTGACGCGGTTGCTGGGCGACATTTTCGCCGACGGCTTCTTCGTCATTTCCGGATTTCTCATCACCGCGGCCTGGATGCGCCGTCCGAACCTGAAGGACTACTGGACCTCCCGCATCCTGCGGATCTTTCCGGGCCTGTGGGTATGTCTGATGGTGATCGCCTTCGTCATCGCACCGATTGCGGCAAGAGTTCAACACACGTCGATCACGTTCTCCTCTGAGCTGGGATACGTGGTGAACAACGCCCTGCTCAACGTGACTTACTTCGATATCGACGGCACTCCCCTCAACGTTCCCTATTCGGGAGTGTGGGACGGATCGATCTGGACGCTGTTCTTTGTCCTGCTCTGTGACGTGATGGTCTCAGTGGTCGGCTTTGTCGGGCTATTGAAACGGCGTTGGACCATTCCGACTCTTCTCGTCGTCGCGCTGATCTGTTCCGCATACTTCTCGTACACGCCGGGGGCGTACACCTGGCCGCAGATGCTGTCACGGTTCTTCGTCGTGTTCCTTGCGGGTGCGTTGTTCTATCAGTACCAAGACCAGATCCCGGCCCGCTGGTGGTTGGTCGCACTGAGCATCGCGATCGTGCTGGGGTCCGGATTCACGCAGAACTATCGAGTGATCGGTGCCCTGCCGCTGGCCTACGCCTTGATCGTTTCCGGCGCGCTCATTCGTAAGACGCGACTGCGCAACGACTTTTCGTACGGCGTGTACATATACGCATTCCCGATTCAGCAGCTACTGGCCAGTTTCGGGTTGGTGCGGCTGAATCTGATCCTGTTCTTTGTGTTGGCAACGGCAGTCACCCTTCCGGTAGCCGCACTGAGTTGGTTCGTGGTGGAGAAGCGAGCTATAGCACTGAAGACGCGGATTCTTCGCAGGCCCGCCGCGCAGCCCGCGCCGCGCCGCGCCGCGGTGCCCTAG
- a CDS encoding LysR family transcriptional regulator: MSVRSLNLDDLRCFVAVANRLSFAQAARELHLTPPVLTRRISNAERILNANLFVRDTRTVTLTGEGARLLPLAREIIEKFDKMPDEIAKGPLPVRKITCGVPPWFPPTLQNKLTVLGKDNAEKFTLTQAPLVGSEIIDGILHERLDFGFVRPSSQATVLSYTTVWKQRIGAVLSRALYQSRESICVAELLALDYIGDRRDSDTEYRRDVEAELEKHGQLTRAEFTPGDAGLAKQGIASGQAFNLAPVPSPGEPSALEYDELVLVPVSDLHFRLLTCLAYRDDTAGRDRELQGVLETLLLLFRE; encoded by the coding sequence GTGAGCGTACGCAGCCTGAATCTGGATGATTTGCGCTGCTTCGTGGCGGTTGCGAATCGATTGAGTTTTGCCCAGGCGGCACGAGAGCTGCATCTGACGCCACCTGTCCTCACCAGGCGGATAAGTAACGCGGAGCGAATCCTCAATGCGAACCTGTTTGTTCGCGATACGCGTACGGTCACGCTCACCGGTGAAGGCGCCAGGCTGCTGCCGCTTGCACGGGAGATCATCGAGAAGTTCGACAAGATGCCCGACGAGATTGCCAAGGGGCCGCTCCCGGTAAGGAAAATAACCTGCGGAGTGCCCCCGTGGTTTCCTCCGACGCTGCAGAACAAGCTGACGGTACTGGGGAAAGACAATGCGGAGAAGTTCACGCTGACGCAGGCGCCACTGGTCGGCTCTGAGATCATCGACGGCATCCTGCACGAAAGGCTGGACTTCGGGTTCGTCAGGCCAAGCTCGCAGGCCACCGTGCTCTCCTATACCACCGTGTGGAAGCAGCGGATCGGGGCGGTGCTTTCTCGGGCGCTGTATCAGTCCCGCGAATCTATCTGTGTAGCAGAACTTCTCGCGCTCGATTACATCGGTGACCGGCGCGACAGCGATACCGAGTATCGGCGCGATGTGGAAGCGGAGCTGGAGAAACACGGTCAGCTGACGCGCGCGGAATTCACCCCCGGTGATGCGGGACTGGCCAAGCAAGGCATCGCATCGGGTCAAGCCTTCAACCTGGCGCCAGTGCCTTCGCCGGGCGAACCGAGCGCCCTGGAATATGACGAGCTGGTGCTCGTACCGGTGTCGGATCTGCACTTCAGACTTCTGACATGCCTGGCCTACCGAGACGACACCGCCGGGCGTGATCGTGAGCTGCAGGGCGTTCTCGAGACCTTGCTTCTGTTGTTCCGCGAATAG